ATTGGAGAACATTCACCTGTTCAAATCCAAGCAAGGCATCACCTCTTCCCGACTAAAACGGGGTAAATAAACGGAGGGTAGGGCATGTCGTTTTTCGGGAATAAGCGGCTTATCATTGTACTTGTAGGCTTGGTCCTGCTTATCTCCGTCGTGGGCTTCACTTCTCGTGAACGGGTTAGCCTGACCTGGCCAGAAATGTTCTTCAAAGATACCTTCAGCGTGGTGCAGGGCTTTTTTTATCGTCCTGCCCAGGCTGTTTCTGGCTTTTTTCAGGAAATAGAAGAAGCGTACGGCGTGTATGAAGAAAACAAGGCACTTAAGGCAAGCTTGGATCAATACGCACGTCTAAGTGCCGAATTGCACACACTCAAGGCAGATAATGATCGCCTTCGAGAAATGGTGGGGGCAAAAGATTCACTTAAATCTTACAACCTTCACTTCGCGGAAGTTGTGGCGAGAAACCCTGATACATGGAACAACGTCGTTACCATCGATCAAGGATTAAAAAGTGGTATCAAAAAGGATATGGCTGTCATTACAGCCAAAGGAATGGTCGGGCGCATACAAAGTGTTGCCAACTTTTCAGCTACGGTTGAATTGTTGACGAGCTACGAGCGACGTGACCATATCTCAGCGGATATTTTGACTGAGCAGATCGTTGACGGCAAGCCTATGTACCGTCAGGTTAGTGGTGTTATTGAAGAGTACGACGCGCAAAAGAGATTGCTCGTCATGCGCAAAATCCCTTGGGGACAGGCAATTAAAAAAGATCAGCAAGTTATTTCATCCGGCTTGGGAGGAGTTGTCCCTCGCAATTTGCCAATCGGCTATATTGTTCGCGTAGAGCCAGATGATTATGGCTTGACTCAAACCGCCTACATCCAGCCAAGCGCTGATTTTTCACAATTGAATGAAGTCATGGTTGTGGAACGAGACTTCACAATTGGCCCCAATGGTGAATTGATCCCGCAACAGCCAGCTGGTCAGACACAAAAAACTGTCCCTCCGGCTCCACCTGCTAGCGGGGGTGGTCAGTAATGGCTCGATTTTTATTGACGTTGGGCGTCGTGGTTGTGTTTGTTTTGGAAGGAACTGTGATGCAAGTATTT
The window above is part of the Brevibacillus brevis NBRC 100599 genome. Proteins encoded here:
- the mreC gene encoding rod shape-determining protein MreC, whose protein sequence is MSFFGNKRLIIVLVGLVLLISVVGFTSRERVSLTWPEMFFKDTFSVVQGFFYRPAQAVSGFFQEIEEAYGVYEENKALKASLDQYARLSAELHTLKADNDRLREMVGAKDSLKSYNLHFAEVVARNPDTWNNVVTIDQGLKSGIKKDMAVITAKGMVGRIQSVANFSATVELLTSYERRDHISADILTEQIVDGKPMYRQVSGVIEEYDAQKRLLVMRKIPWGQAIKKDQQVISSGLGGVVPRNLPIGYIVRVEPDDYGLTQTAYIQPSADFSQLNEVMVVERDFTIGPNGELIPQQPAGQTQKTVPPAPPASGGGQ